CGCCGGCATCCAGACCCTGGTCAGCCTGTCGTCGCCCACGGGCCTTGCCGTGCAATGGGCCCGTCGCCACAACCTCAACCTCATCCATCTGCCCCAGAAGAATGCGCCGCGGGTCTACAGCCCGGCATTGGAGAATCAAGCGTGAGTCAACACCGTCAAGCCGACCAGAAACCCGTCCCTCGCTACAAGCCCTACAAAGGCCCGGCCGGTGGCTGGGGCGCACTGGCCAGCGTTGCCCGGGCCTGGTTGACCAGTGACAACGCGCTGAAAAACCTGCGCATGATGCTCAAAACCAACAAGAACGGCGGGTTCGACTGCCCCGGTTGCGCCTGGGGCGATTCCAACGAAGCCGGCATGGTGGCGTTCTGCGAGAACGGCGCCAAAGCGGTGAACTGGGAAGCGACCAAACGGCGTGTCGACGGCGCTTTCTTTGCTAAACACAGCGTTAGTTCGTTGCTGGAACAGAGCGACTATTGGCTGGAGTATCAGGGTCGCCTGACCGAGCCATTAAGCTATGACGCCGAAACCGATCGCTACAAGCCGATCAGCTGGGAAGCGGCGTTCGCCTTGATCGCCAAACATTTGCAGGGCCTGTCGAGCCCGAATCAGGCCGAGTTCTACACCTCGGGCCGCGCCAGCAACGAAGCGGCGTACCTCTATCAATTGTTCGTGCGCACCTACGGCACCAACAACTTCCCCGACTGCTCGAACATGTGCCACGAGGCCAGCGGCGTGGCGTTGGCGCAAAGTGTCGGTGTCGGCAAAGGCACCGTGACCTTCGACGACTTCGAACACGCCGACGCGATTTTTGTCTGGGGCCAGAACCCGGGCACCAACCATCCGCGGATGCTCGAACCATTGCGCGAAGCCGTGAAACGCGGCGCGCAGGTGGTCTGTATCAACCCGTTGAAAGAGCGGGGCCTGGAACGCTTCCAGCACCCGCAGCACCCGATCGAAATGCTCACCAACGGCGACAAGCCGACCAACACCGCCTACTTCCGCCCGGCGCTAGGCGGCGATATGGCGGTGCTGCGTGGCATGGCGAAATTCCTGCTGCAATGGGAGCGCGACGCGCAGAAAGCGGGTGAGCCGGCCGTGTTCGACCACGATTTCCTCAATGAGCACAGCGTCAACGTCCTGGAGTACCTGGGCACCGTCGACGACACTTCCTGGGAGCAGATCGTCGAGCAGTCCGGCCTGCCCCTGGTGGAAATCGAGCAAGCGGCGCGCATGTACGCCAAAGGCAAGAACGTCATCATGTGCTGGGCCATGGGCATCACCCAGCACCGCCACTCAGTGGCAACCATCCAGGAAATTGCCAACCTGATGCTGCTGCGCGGCAACATCGGCCGGCCGGGCGCCGGCCTGTGCCCGGTGCGTGGCCACAGTAACGTGCAGGGTGACCGGACGATGGGCATCAACGAACGTCCGCCGGTGGCGTTCCTCGATTCCCTGGAGCGGCGCTTCCAGTTCAAGGTGCCGCGTGAAAACGGTCATAACGTGGTCGAGGCGATTCATGCCATGGCCGAAGGCCGCGCCAAAGTCTTTATCGGTCTGGGTGGCAACTTCGCCCAGGCAACCCCGGACAGCCCGCGCACCTTCCAGGCCCTGAGCAATTGCGACCTGACCGTGCAGATCAGCACCAAGCTCAACCGCAGCCATTTGGCCCACGGTAAAGATGCGCTGATTCTGCCGTGCCTGGGCCGTACCGACATCGATATCCAGGCCGAAGGCGCGCAAGCGGTGACCGTCGAAGATTCGTTCAGCATGGTCCACGCCTCCAACGGCCAGTTGCAGGCACTGTCGAATCAGATGCGCTCGGAGCCTTGGATCATCGCCGGCATCGCTGCCGCGACCCTGGGCAGCAGACCGGTGGACTGGAACTGGCTCGTGGCCGATTACAGCCGCATTCGCGATCTGATCGCCGATACCATTCCGGGCTTTCGCGACTTCAACGAGAAGATCAAGAATCCGGGCGGTTTTTACCTCGGCAACAGCGCCGGTGCACGCAAGTGGAACACCCCGTCCGGGCGCGCCAATTTCCGCCCGAACGCCCTGCCCAAGGACTTGGTGCACGAACGCACCCGCGCCACGGGCGTGTTGCCGGACCTGATCATGCAATCGATGCGTTCTCACGATCAGTACAACACCACGATTTATGGGCTGGATGACCGTTACCGTGGCGTGAAGGGTCAGCGGGATGTGTTGTTCGTCAATGAAGCGGACATCATTCGTCTGGGGTTCAAGCCTGGGCAGAAGGCTGACATCGTTTCGATCTGGGATGATGGACGTGAGCGTCGAGTGAAGGGCTTTACGCTGCTGGCGTTTGATATTCCTGCGGGGCAGGCGGCTGCTTACTATCCAGAAGTGAATCCACTGGTACCGCTGGAAAGCACCGGAGATGGCAGCCATACGCCAACGTCGAAGTTTGTGGCGATCCGTCTGGAAATGGCGAGTGAGACCGGGTTGATTTTAGCCAAGTCGGCTTAACGGGACGGCAGGTCTGGCCTCTTCGCGGGCAAGCCTCGCTCCTACAGGATCGGTGTCTTACGCATTTTTTTGTACATGACACGAATCCTGTAGGAGCGAGGCCTGCCCGCGAAAGCGTCCGACATGACAACACATGATCGGGACCCTTTCGATACTTTCCAATCGCCCACAAAAAAGGCCGCTTTTTCACAAAAACGGCCTATCCGAAGTAGCTAAAGACCGGCGAAAAACCGTTAAGTTCCGCCCAAAAAACAGCAACTTATAGAAATGTGCTCAAGTCGTGTTACTCGTCGGATTTCGATTGTCACAACCCCGACACAGCCTCAGGATCGCGCCGTCATCCCCTTGAGGTTCCTCTATGAAGTTCTCCTCGATTCTCTTGTTGTCCCTTGGCCTGGTCAGTGGCTTCGCTTCTGCCGGAGGCACCACCGAAGCAGGTGTGGGCGGCGCATTGGGCGGGGTTCTTGGCTCGGTCGTCGGTCAGTCGCTTGGCGGTAATACGGGTTCCACCATTGGCGCGGCCTTGGGCGGCGCGGGTGGTAGCGCAGTCGGCGCAGACAAACGCAGCCGTGGCGAAGCCGCCATTGGTGGTGCGTTGGGCGCAGCAGGCGGTAACGTGGTCGGCCGCAGCATGGGCGGCACCACCGGCAGCCTGATTGGCTCCGCAGCAGGCGGCGGCGCCGGTGGCGCGCTGGGTAACTACATGGGCAACAAGAGCGATGAAGACGATGATCGTCGCTCCTATCGCGGCGGCCGTGATGATCGTCGCTACTACCGTGACGGCCACCCGGGCCGAGGTCATGCCTACGGTCATCGCAAACATAACAAGCACTATCGTCATCATTGAGGCCTGAACGGCTTCGCTGACCGATAGATAAAAAATCGCAGCCCAAGGGCTGCGATTTTTTTTGTCCGTCAAACCACCAGACGCTCCAATGCACCACGCAATCCGGCAGGGATCGCCACCGGCTGATTCGACGTCCGATCCACAAACACATGCACGAAGCGCCCCGCCGCGCAGGCCTCGTCTTCCCCGGCCTTGAATACCGCCAGTTCGTACTGCACCGAGCTGTTACCCAACTTGCCCACCCGCAGACCGATCTCGATCCGCTCCGGAAAGGCGATGGAGGCGAAATAATCGCAAGACGAACTCACCACAAAACCCACCACCTCGCCGTCATGGATATCCAGGCCACCGATTTCGATCAGATAGGTGTTCACTGCCGTGTCGAAGAAGCTGTAGTAAGTGACGTTGTTGACGTGACCGTAGGCGTCGTTGTCGTGCCAGCGGGTGGTGATGGGCTGGAAGTGCGGGTAGTCGGTGCGTTGGGGCATCGGGTTGGACATCGTGTCAATTCCTGGAGTTGGATTGCCAGTCTAAGGCGAATACCGCGCTGTATTCATCGAGAGCAGGCTCGCTTGTATGTTTAGACTTGAAGGGGTGGGCCACCGAGATCCCTTGTGGGAGCGAGCCTGCTCGCGAAAGCGCCGGCACAGGCGCTGCATCAATTACTTGTCAGCAAACCCTTTACCCATCAACTCCAACTCACCAATCAACCGCGCCGGCTTCCAGTGATCGCCCTGGCGAGCCTCCAGCGCCATCAAACGCTGATGAATATCCGCCAGCCCTTGCTGATCCGCCCACGCCATTGGCCCGCCCTTGTCCGCCGGGAAGCCATAACCGTTGAGGTACACCAGATCAATGTCGTGCGCCGACCCCGCAATACCTTCCTGAAGGATCTTCGCGCCTTCATTGACCAGCGCCAGCAGACAGCGCTCAAGAATCTCCTCAGGGCTTATCTCCCGACGCTGGAAGCCAAGCCCTTCGCTAACATTTAGCACCAGCGCATCGACTTCAGGATCGTGTTCTGCCTGTCGACTGCCCGGCTCATAGTGGTAATAGCCATTGCCGCTCTTCTGACCAAATCGCCCCAGTTCGCACAGACGGTTATCCACCTGAACCTCAGGCGCATCCTGGCCTGTGCCTGCCAGTTCCCGAGCCCGCCATCCCAGGTCGACGCCCACCACGTCGTACATGCGAAACGGCCCCATGGCAAAACCGAAGCCTTGCAGCGCCGCATCCACCTGATAGGGATAAGCGCCCTCAAGCAGCATCTTGCGCGCTTCAAGCACGTAGGTATTGAGCATGCGGTTGCCGATGAAACCCTCACAGTTGCCCGCCACCACGCTGACCTTGCCCATGCGCGCGCCCAGCTCCAGCGCCGCATCGAGTACGGCGGGCGAAGTCTGCGCACCGCGAACGATTTCCAGCAATTTCATGATGTGCGCCGGGCTGAAGAAGTGCAGCCCCAGGACCTGAGCCGGACGGTGAGTCGCCGCGGCGATGGCGTCGATATCCAGCGCTGAAGTGTTGCTGGCCAGAATGGCTTCGGGTTTGAGCAGCCCGTCCAGTTCGCGAAAGATCTTTTGCTTGAGCTCAAGGTTTTCGTAAACCGCTTCGATCACCAGGTCAACCTCGCGGATCGCCGCATAATCAGCCGCTGCCGTGACCCGAGCGATGCGCGCATCCGCCTCGGCCTGATCGATGCGACCCTGGCGCACATTGTGCGCGTAGGTGTCCGCCACGGTAATCAGCGCCTGTTCCAGCATCTGCGGGTTGTTATCGACCCATTGGACCGGCACCCCGGCATTGGCCAGGCACATGACAATGCCACGGCCCATGGTGCCCGCACCAATCACGGCGGCGCGCTGAATGTTGAACGGTGTCTGGCTCATGTTTGCTCTCTTGTTGGCGATCCAAAGACAGTCCTCACCATAGTCAGCCGCTGGGCATTTTTGAAATTTATTCCTGTGATGAGCAACATTCAGCGGATGGATCTACCTCAGCCACACACTGGAGCCCCCTGTAGGAGTGAGCCTGCTCGCGATGGCGTTAGTACATTCAACAACGACGTTGGCTGACAATCCGCTATCGCGAGCAGGCTCACTCCTACAGGGGGGGGCAGTTCAGCCTGCGAGATGTTGTTCAGCCCACACCCGCACGTCGGCATACGGATAGTTTTCCAGCGCCGCAAATCCCGATATCGAACGCGCCTTGAGCTTGGTAAACAGCGGCACGCTGATCCCGCACAAAAATCGCGTTACGCGTTCAGCCGACGGCACATTGCCGGTGTGCTGTTCATGCCTGTGGATAAAATCATCGCACAGCGCTTCAAAGTTTTTATCCACAAGCGCCGGCAATTCCGGCGGCGATGGCAGTCGCGCCACGTGCCCATGACACACCGAACAATGTCCACACTGACGAGGCGCGTTTTCATCGCCGAAGTACTCGGCCAGGCGATAGCCCAGGCAGTGGTCGGTGGCAAACAGATCCAGCATCGCGTGAATCCGAGCAATCTCGGTACGTTCGTGCTGGGTGAAATAGGCGTGCAGTTCGGCGCTCAGTGCCTGACTGTCGACATTCGCTTGCAGCAGGCTGTAGACCTCGGTCATCTGCTTGCTTTCCAGCTCGACCCAGCCTTTCTCCTGGAAATAATCCAGGGCCTTGACCACCCGGTTACGCTCGGCCTGATGCTGTTCATAGAGCGCGTCGAAATTCACCGTAGCCCAGGTCCGCGCACGGCTGGAAGTCTGAATGATGGCTGCAACGAAGTCTCTTCGCTCGCCCTCGAAGCGGGCCAGCAAGGCTTCCGGCTCTTGCAGATACTTGAAGCGGTATTCGGCGTAATAGGCGTAACGCGGGGCAATCAAGCCACGCAGCTCGAGTTGCACCAGCAAAGTCTTCAGCGGCAATTGGCGAATGTTGCTCTGGTCCGACAAGGGCCCCAACAGAAACTCCCACTGCCCCTCTGGCGCGGCAGCTTGCATCTCATCGAGCACACAACGAATGCCGTCCAGTTCCGGCGTGTCGCCGTAGACGAAGTTTTCCAGCACGTTGAGGCTGTCGCGGTTCGCCAATACCAGGCAGTCGGATGGCTGCCCGTCTCGTCCGGCGCGGCCGATTTCCTGGCTGTAGTTTTCGATGGATTTGGGCAGATCGAAATGCACCACGTTGCGGATGTCGCTCTTGTCGATGCCCATGCCGAAGGCGATGGTGGCAACGATGCAATTCGACTGCCCGCCCATGAAGCGTTTCTGGATGGCTTCGCGTTGTTCGTGTGGCAAACCGGCGTGATAGGCCTCGGCCTGGATGCCGTTGCGTCCCAGATGTTCGGCGATGTGCTCGGCGGTTTTTTGCAGGGTGACGTAGACGATGCTCGGCTGGCCAGGACGTTCGCTCATCCATTCGACCAGACGTCGGCGCTTGTCCTGACCGCGTACCGGCTCGACCAGCAGATTGAGGTTCGGCCTGTAGAAACCGGTGGTCACCACGTCTTCGGGTGCGATGGCGAACTTGGCCTCCATGTCCGCGATCACTTTGGGCGTCGCAGTGGCGGTCAGCAGCAGCGCCTGCGGAATGTTGAACTGGCGCTGGTAGTCGGGAAGCTTGAGATAGTCGGGACGGAAATTGTGGCCCCACTCCGAGATGCAGTGCGCCTCGTCCACCACCAACAACGAGATGGGCACCTGCTGCAGGAAATTGCGAAAGCGCTCGTTCTTCAGGCGCTCCACAGAGATCATCAAAATCTTAAGTTCGCCGGACCTGGCCCGGGCCATCACATCACTTGCGTCGTCCCGACTCTGGGCCGAATCGATGCTGCCCGCCGCAATACCGTGGCGCTGCAAGAAGGCCAACTGATCTTGCATCAACGCCAGCAGTGGCGAGACCACCAGCGTCAGGTGCGGCAGCAAAAGCGCCGGCAATTGATAACAAAGGGACTTGCCCGAGCCGGTGGGAAAAATCGCCGCTGCCGAACGCCCAGCCAACACCGCGCTGACCGCCGCCTCCTGGCCGGGCCGAAACTGTGGATAACCGAAAACCTGTTCCAGGGTGTTGTGCATAAGCTGTCACTCCGTTGACCGCTGCGAAGCCCAAAGCCTAGCCGGCAAACGCAGCGAGTCGAGAAAAGGTCGGGGACCAAAACGATACGGGATGATACAGCGGATGCAACCTGGACACGGCAAGGCATGAGGGTTGGGCAGCGTTCAGATCGCTATCGCGAGCAGGCTCACTCCTACAGGGAAATGCATTTCAAAATAGTGTGGGAGCGAGCCTGCTCGCGAAAAGACCAGAGCAGTCTCCGCAAGACTTTCGAGAGCCCTCAGGGCACCAACACCGCCACACGCAATTGATCATTCAGCGCTTGCTCGTGAACGGTTTGGCTCTTGCTCACCCAAACCACATGGGCCGGGCTGATTTCCCCCGTGAACGCCGCCGCCAACTGACGCAAATCGGCGACGCTTCGCACGCGAGGGCAGAAGGGTTCGCCGTCGCAGTTCTGACTGGCGCCGCGGTAGGTGACCAGTAACCGATCCCACAACCCGTCACGCACTCGCCTGACCGACTTGAGCTTTACATCCTGCACGCCCAGTCGCTGTTTCAGATTTTGTTCGTCGAGCATTTCGCTGGCCAGCAGCACCTTACCGAACATCAACACTTCGGCGCGGGACGCAGTGTCCACATTGGCCTGGCTTGTCATCGCATCTGGCCAACCGGTGCGATCCACATTGGCGAGGATTAACGAATTATCCGTGTCAGCTGCGCCCGCCAAACGACAAACACCTGCCCACAGCAACAAAATCGAGGCCATACGTAGCCATTGCATACCTAATTCCCTTTAAGCATTGAACAGACGTTTTCGAAACGTCCTACAGATTCTGGCGCGCACCATACAGAGGATTGCTGCGTTGCGCCTGACAAACATGTAGGAAATTCGACTTCTAGGGGATTTGCTGAAAAAAGCCTCGGGGTACACGTAGGCAAAAAGCCACAACGCAAGTAAATCCCCTACAAATCCCGTCCATTTGCGCTGTATTGCGACGCCAGGAAGTACGCCTCTATAGTTTGCGTCGCCGCTGAAAACAGGACGGACCTCATGCAAGACCGCTATCGCCCGCTCAAAACCCGCTACAGCGAATCGCCCGTGTTGGTCATCGACACCGAGGCCGACCCTCACGAAATCCTCGACGCCGCCCACCAACGTCTGCGCGCCGCCAGCGACCTGCTCGAAACACTTTACTGCCTGTGCTTCAAACAGGCGGATTTGAAGGATATTCCTCATATAGTGAATGCACTTTATTTATTAACGCAGGACGGCTGCGAACTTCTTGAAGTTGCAAGACAACGAACAGAACTTTAAAAACACAAATACAGAAACAACTAACTTCTTCAACTTGCAAATAACAAACACTAGTCTGCAAGCTCTTAAACCCATCAAGAGCACTACAATGACTACATTAACTATTTTCTTCTGCGGCACCGGCTCGACCAAATTCGACAACCAGAACCCGACTTACTGGAACGGCGAATTGGTCTCGACACTGGCTTCCCATCACGGCGGCCGCGAATTTGCCGAATGGATCGTGATTGACGGCCCCGGCACCAGCAACCTGCAAGCCGACGAGCTGTTCACCAAATCCGGGGACTACGGCCTGAGCGGCACGCTGTTCGGCAAGGGCTGGGAAGAAAACGTCAAACACGCCATCAACATCATCAAAGGCAAATGCGACTGGGAACGTGAAAAACTGACCGAGGCTGAATACAACCGTCTCAAGGCTGCCGGAATCCCTATTGAAGATGTGATCGTCGAAGGTTCCTGGTTGTGGCGCAAGTACAACTACGGCGACCGCAGCGTGACCCAACAGAAGTTACAGGAACAAATCATCAAAACATTCCGCAAGGACGGCGTTATTCCAACCAACGTCAACTTGGTAGGCTGGAGCCGCGGTGGCATTAGTTGCCATATGCTGGCCAATGCCATGTTCAAGGACAGCGCACTGAAGAACATCCCGGTGAACATCTTTGCGATAGATCCGGTGCCGGGCATCGGTAACTTTCAGGAAGAAAAAGTCAAACTGAATGCCAACGTAAAAGAATACGTTGGCTTCTACGCCCGGGACGAACGCTCCAAAGGCTTCAGCTGCGTCATCCCGCAAACGGCCACCGGCACCCGCACTCACATCTACCCGATGCCCGGCCGCCACGGCACGCTGGTCGGCAACGCCGCCGCCGATGGTGTCAGCGGCCCTAAAGCGCTGGCCGAACCCGGCCTGATCGTCCGCCACTTTGCCGAAGTGTGCTTGAAACGCTGGGGTGTGCCGCTGAACAAAACCACCAACCTGACCCCGACCGACCTGCAAAACCACCACAACGCCATGGCCAGCGCCGCCGCGAAATACAAAGCGATGGAAAAGTGCTCGTACACCTTCTTCACCGAACTGGACCAGGGCGAGCGCTACGTTTCGCTGGGCAGCAACGGGGTCAAGTTCTCGGCAGTGAAAGGCACGATCTATGCGCCGGCGACTGGGTTGACCACTGGCCTGCAGGATGTGGGGGCTTATCAGCATATGGGTTGAGTGGTTGGGGGGCAGGTTCAGGCCAACCTTGATGATTCACGCCGAGCATTTCTGATGAGGACGCGATGAGGCTGATGGCGAAAAAACGCGAGAAATTGCGCCGCGGAAAATTCCTATGGAAAGGGCCTAGCCAAGGTTCGGCCAGGTCCTACAAGCGGAGACTCTTTGTCGTCTATCGCTGCTTGATGGCTCGTATCTATAGTCGTGACTGTCGCTGACAAATCAGCGACCGGGCTTGGTCACCCGATGGAATACATAAACGCGTCCGTTGTATGCTGCCGGCACTCAAGTGTCTGCACGCTATATGGTGGCTGTGTTTGGGACGCCTTTAGGCGTGCCGGCCTTTATGGGTTCCAACGGTTGACCAACCCGAACACAGTCCGCCTCCATCGCTTGGTCACGATGGTAGTGGCTTCATCTAATGCATTTGAGAATACATAAAATGAATACATGGAACCCGTCCACAACCGATCGCTACCTACCACTGCAAACCAACCTAACCGATTCCCCGCCCCTGATCATCGACACAGAGGCCAACCCCCAGGACATCCTCGAAGCCGCCCTCCAGCGCATCCGAGCCTCCAGCGACCTCCTCAAAACCCTGCACTGCGTTTGCTTCAAACACGGCGACGTCGAAGACATTCCCCACATCACCCACGCGCTCTACCTCTTGGCCCAGGACGGCTGCGACCTGCTCCAAGTCGCCCAACAACGCATGATGGGCTGGAAAGCACCTGCCTGACGCCGAGTGAAAAGATCGTTCCCACGCTCCGCGTGGGAATGCCTCCACGGACGCTCCGCGTTCGGCTCTTGGGACGCAGAGCGTCCCGGGCTGCATTCGATCAAGCCTTCAACGCCTGAGACAATCGTGATGTCTGAATTAACGTTCAAACACAAACAAGCGCACTACGAAAAGGTGTGCCGCTCTAATTACCTGGCCAGTCTGCATCTCGCTGGTTTCGACACATCACCGGCAGACCTCGACAAACCACTGCCTACGCGAGAAGAAGCGCTCGCCAAATACCAACAAGACAAACCGTCACAACCCGCTCCCGCCCTTCCCCACAAGCCTGCCGATCAATAAGATCCATCCAAGCCCAACCGGACACCCCCGCAATGAACCTCTCCCCCAACTTCCCCGACGACCAAGTCATGCACCTGCTCATGCAGCTGTTGCACGAAGAGCTCGGCCTGCCCGAACGCAAAACCATCAGCCTCACCACCTCGATCAACTTCGACCTGGGCTGCAATGGCGCTGATGCGCGGCATTTGATGGAATCGCTGGAACAACAGTTCGGGATCGACCTCGATGACTACGACGCCTATCGCTACTTTCAGCCCGAAGGGTTTGATGTGCATCTCAAGCGAAAGGCAAAGGGTCGCGGTGACAAAATCCCGCTGACCATCGGCATGCTTTACCAAGCGGTCAAGGTGCAACGGTGGGATACACAGGAACTGGAAGGCATCGAGCCCAACACATAAGTGCCATTATTCTGGTCGTTTAGCGCCAACACAGCTGGAATATTGGCAGTTGTGAGTTGGATGGTGAAATCAAACGCCCACAAAAAAGCCGCCCTCAAAGGGCGGCTTTTTCATCTGCTAAATCCAAGCCTTACAGCTTAGGACCCGCAGCCTTGATCGCGTCGCTCACTTCAAACTTCTTGAAGTTCTCAACAAACAACCCAGCCAACGCCTTGGCCGCTTCATCATAAGCAGCCTTGTCAGCCCAGGTGTTACGTG
This region of Pseudomonas mandelii genomic DNA includes:
- a CDS encoding 3-hydroxyacyl-CoA dehydrogenase, coding for MSQTPFNIQRAAVIGAGTMGRGIVMCLANAGVPVQWVDNNPQMLEQALITVADTYAHNVRQGRIDQAEADARIARVTAAADYAAIREVDLVIEAVYENLELKQKIFRELDGLLKPEAILASNTSALDIDAIAAATHRPAQVLGLHFFSPAHIMKLLEIVRGAQTSPAVLDAALELGARMGKVSVVAGNCEGFIGNRMLNTYVLEARKMLLEGAYPYQVDAALQGFGFAMGPFRMYDVVGVDLGWRARELAGTGQDAPEVQVDNRLCELGRFGQKSGNGYYHYEPGSRQAEHDPEVDALVLNVSEGLGFQRREISPEEILERCLLALVNEGAKILQEGIAGSAHDIDLVYLNGYGFPADKGGPMAWADQQGLADIHQRLMALEARQGDHWKPARLIGELELMGKGFADK
- a CDS encoding FdhF/YdeP family oxidoreductase, producing MSQHRQADQKPVPRYKPYKGPAGGWGALASVARAWLTSDNALKNLRMMLKTNKNGGFDCPGCAWGDSNEAGMVAFCENGAKAVNWEATKRRVDGAFFAKHSVSSLLEQSDYWLEYQGRLTEPLSYDAETDRYKPISWEAAFALIAKHLQGLSSPNQAEFYTSGRASNEAAYLYQLFVRTYGTNNFPDCSNMCHEASGVALAQSVGVGKGTVTFDDFEHADAIFVWGQNPGTNHPRMLEPLREAVKRGAQVVCINPLKERGLERFQHPQHPIEMLTNGDKPTNTAYFRPALGGDMAVLRGMAKFLLQWERDAQKAGEPAVFDHDFLNEHSVNVLEYLGTVDDTSWEQIVEQSGLPLVEIEQAARMYAKGKNVIMCWAMGITQHRHSVATIQEIANLMLLRGNIGRPGAGLCPVRGHSNVQGDRTMGINERPPVAFLDSLERRFQFKVPRENGHNVVEAIHAMAEGRAKVFIGLGGNFAQATPDSPRTFQALSNCDLTVQISTKLNRSHLAHGKDALILPCLGRTDIDIQAEGAQAVTVEDSFSMVHASNGQLQALSNQMRSEPWIIAGIAAATLGSRPVDWNWLVADYSRIRDLIADTIPGFRDFNEKIKNPGGFYLGNSAGARKWNTPSGRANFRPNALPKDLVHERTRATGVLPDLIMQSMRSHDQYNTTIYGLDDRYRGVKGQRDVLFVNEADIIRLGFKPGQKADIVSIWDDGRERRVKGFTLLAFDIPAGQAAAYYPEVNPLVPLESTGDGSHTPTSKFVAIRLEMASETGLILAKSA
- a CDS encoding polysaccharide deacetylase; the encoded protein is MQWLRMASILLLWAGVCRLAGAADTDNSLILANVDRTGWPDAMTSQANVDTASRAEVLMFGKVLLASEMLDEQNLKQRLGVQDVKLKSVRRVRDGLWDRLLVTYRGASQNCDGEPFCPRVRSVADLRQLAAAFTGEISPAHVVWVSKSQTVHEQALNDQLRVAVLVP
- a CDS encoding RecQ family ATP-dependent DNA helicase, with amino-acid sequence MHNTLEQVFGYPQFRPGQEAAVSAVLAGRSAAAIFPTGSGKSLCYQLPALLLPHLTLVVSPLLALMQDQLAFLQRHGIAAGSIDSAQSRDDASDVMARARSGELKILMISVERLKNERFRNFLQQVPISLLVVDEAHCISEWGHNFRPDYLKLPDYQRQFNIPQALLLTATATPKVIADMEAKFAIAPEDVVTTGFYRPNLNLLVEPVRGQDKRRRLVEWMSERPGQPSIVYVTLQKTAEHIAEHLGRNGIQAEAYHAGLPHEQREAIQKRFMGGQSNCIVATIAFGMGIDKSDIRNVVHFDLPKSIENYSQEIGRAGRDGQPSDCLVLANRDSLNVLENFVYGDTPELDGIRCVLDEMQAAAPEGQWEFLLGPLSDQSNIRQLPLKTLLVQLELRGLIAPRYAYYAEYRFKYLQEPEALLARFEGERRDFVAAIIQTSSRARTWATVNFDALYEQHQAERNRVVKALDYFQEKGWVELESKQMTEVYSLLQANVDSQALSAELHAYFTQHERTEIARIHAMLDLFATDHCLGYRLAEYFGDENAPRQCGHCSVCHGHVARLPSPPELPALVDKNFEALCDDFIHRHEQHTGNVPSAERVTRFLCGISVPLFTKLKARSISGFAALENYPYADVRVWAEQHLAG
- a CDS encoding DUF1493 family protein, whose protein sequence is MNLSPNFPDDQVMHLLMQLLHEELGLPERKTISLTTSINFDLGCNGADARHLMESLEQQFGIDLDDYDAYRYFQPEGFDVHLKRKAKGRGDKIPLTIGMLYQAVKVQRWDTQELEGIEPNT
- a CDS encoding acyl-CoA thioesterase, which translates into the protein MSNPMPQRTDYPHFQPITTRWHDNDAYGHVNNVTYYSFFDTAVNTYLIEIGGLDIHDGEVVGFVVSSSCDYFASIAFPERIEIGLRVGKLGNSSVQYELAVFKAGEDEACAAGRFVHVFVDRTSNQPVAIPAGLRGALERLVV
- a CDS encoding glycine zipper domain-containing protein translates to MKFSSILLLSLGLVSGFASAGGTTEAGVGGALGGVLGSVVGQSLGGNTGSTIGAALGGAGGSAVGADKRSRGEAAIGGALGAAGGNVVGRSMGGTTGSLIGSAAGGGAGGALGNYMGNKSDEDDDRRSYRGGRDDRRYYRDGHPGRGHAYGHRKHNKHYRHH